A region from the Variovorax sp. RKNM96 genome encodes:
- a CDS encoding UDP-N-acetylglucosamine 1-carboxyvinyltransferase — translation MSNLIVHGGTPLRGRITPSANKNAVLPVLCATLLTNEPLRLLGVPDITDVRKILDIFRTLGSDVQMDHATGTLELHHRETAFDAALHRLPEEMRSSIMLVPPLLARFGVARLEDNVKGCTLGVREIDPHVEVFQRFGGKVERTEGSLLVRSAGRLTPTDHWLDYASVTTTENFVLCAAAADGTSTLTNAASEPHVQEFCRFMAMIGVRIEGIGTSRVTVHGGGALTGGEFRFDEDFHEITTFLALGAITDGDVIVRNSAPSNFPLLDRTFAKFGVRIEHADGWSRAIRTGPLKVQTPFTSNVLTKVEAAPWPYFPVDLLPIFIALGVRAQGNAMFWNKVYDGALGWTGELSKFGAHVFSSDPHRLITFGGNPLTPAVVESPYIIRVAIALFMVAASIEGRSEIRNATPIRRAHPRFVENLRSLGVQVEWTSEE, via the coding sequence ATGTCTAACCTCATCGTGCACGGCGGCACGCCGCTTCGCGGCCGCATCACCCCTTCCGCCAACAAGAACGCCGTGCTGCCGGTGCTGTGCGCCACCTTGCTCACCAACGAGCCGCTGCGATTGCTCGGCGTGCCCGACATCACCGACGTGCGCAAGATCCTGGACATCTTCCGCACCCTCGGCAGCGACGTGCAGATGGACCACGCCACCGGCACGCTCGAGCTGCACCACCGCGAAACCGCGTTCGACGCCGCGCTGCACCGCCTGCCCGAGGAGATGCGCTCGTCGATCATGCTGGTGCCGCCTTTGCTCGCGCGCTTCGGCGTCGCGCGGCTGGAAGACAACGTCAAGGGCTGCACGCTGGGCGTGCGCGAGATCGATCCGCATGTGGAGGTGTTCCAGCGCTTCGGCGGCAAGGTGGAGCGCACCGAAGGCTCTCTGCTCGTGCGCAGCGCGGGGCGTCTCACGCCCACGGACCACTGGCTCGACTACGCCTCGGTCACCACCACCGAGAACTTCGTGCTCTGTGCCGCCGCCGCGGACGGCACCTCCACGCTCACCAACGCCGCCTCGGAGCCGCATGTGCAGGAGTTCTGCCGCTTCATGGCGATGATCGGCGTGCGCATCGAGGGCATCGGCACCTCGCGCGTGACGGTGCATGGCGGCGGCGCGCTCACAGGCGGCGAGTTCCGCTTCGACGAAGACTTCCACGAGATCACGACCTTCCTCGCGCTTGGCGCCATCACCGATGGCGACGTGATCGTGCGCAACAGCGCGCCGTCGAACTTTCCGCTGCTGGACCGAACCTTCGCGAAGTTCGGCGTGCGCATCGAGCACGCGGACGGCTGGTCGCGCGCCATCCGCACCGGTCCGCTGAAGGTGCAGACGCCGTTCACGAGCAACGTGCTCACCAAGGTCGAGGCGGCGCCGTGGCCCTACTTTCCGGTGGACCTGTTGCCGATCTTCATTGCGCTGGGCGTGCGCGCGCAGGGCAACGCGATGTTCTGGAACAAGGTGTACGACGGCGCGCTGGGCTGGACCGGCGAGCTCTCGAAATTCGGCGCGCATGTGTTCTCGTCGGACCCGCACCGGCTCATCACCTTCGGCGGCAATCCGCTGACGCCTGCGGTGGTCGAGAGCCCGTACATCATCCGCGTGGCGATCGCGCTCTTCATGGTGGCGGCGAGCATCGAAGGGCGCTCGGAGATCCGCAACGCGACGCCGATCCGCCGCGCGCATCCGCGCTTTGTGGAGAACCTGCGCAGCCTGGGCGTGCAGGTGGAGTGGACGAGCGAGGAGTGA
- a CDS encoding EamA family transporter, translating to MKNASIVGACMVLAAAALWGTTGTAQAFMPAHTSPYWVGTLRMAIATLFFAAFIAWRRRGGDRSTLALPATAWRWVLLAGLCMAGYNLSFFAGVKATGIAIGTAVAVGSGPAWAGLLQSLVSRRPPAPVWWVGTLLAIGGGCLMVMPASASGLQTDPAGLALCLASGFCYAVYTLVSQRLVRHSPPATVTLWVFGVASAAAIPVALLVSGPFSASPSGWAIVAYLGLVSTGVSYLLFSHALRRISGASGVTLALAEPVTAFALALLVVHERPAPAAFAGLALVLSGLVIVVWTEARSGGRGPR from the coding sequence ATGAAGAACGCTTCCATCGTCGGCGCCTGCATGGTGCTGGCCGCAGCCGCCCTGTGGGGCACCACAGGAACCGCGCAGGCTTTCATGCCCGCGCACACCTCGCCCTATTGGGTAGGCACCTTGCGCATGGCGATCGCCACCCTCTTCTTCGCGGCCTTCATCGCCTGGCGCCGGCGCGGCGGCGACCGCTCGACGCTGGCCCTGCCTGCAACCGCATGGCGATGGGTGCTGCTCGCGGGCCTGTGCATGGCCGGCTACAACCTGAGCTTCTTCGCAGGCGTCAAGGCCACGGGCATCGCCATCGGCACCGCGGTGGCGGTAGGCAGCGGGCCCGCGTGGGCAGGGCTGCTGCAATCGCTGGTCTCACGAAGGCCGCCCGCGCCGGTGTGGTGGGTGGGCACGCTGCTCGCCATCGGCGGCGGGTGCCTGATGGTGATGCCGGCCAGCGCCTCCGGCCTGCAGACGGACCCTGCGGGACTCGCACTGTGCCTGGCATCCGGTTTTTGCTATGCGGTCTACACGCTGGTGAGCCAGCGCCTCGTGCGCCACTCGCCGCCCGCGACGGTCACGCTCTGGGTTTTCGGCGTGGCTTCCGCCGCGGCGATACCGGTGGCGCTCCTCGTCTCGGGCCCCTTCTCGGCCAGCCCGTCGGGATGGGCCATCGTGGCGTACCTGGGCCTGGTCTCGACGGGCGTCTCGTACCTGCTCTTCAGCCATGCACTGCGGCGCATCTCCGGTGCCTCCGGCGTCACGCTGGCGCTGGCGGAGCCAGTGACCGCGTTTGCATTGGCCCTGCTCGTGGTGCACGAGCGCCCAGCCCCCGCAGCCTTTGCCGGGCTGGCGTTGGTGCTCTCGGGCCTGGTGATCGTCGTGTGGACGGAAGCGCGCAGCGGCGGGCGGGGCCCTCGGTGA
- a CDS encoding GNAT family protein produces MTNANAADVPAERFPSLATPRLTLREIAPTDAASLLAIHGDREAMRWFGSDPITSLPEAEQMVQTFASLRKPPVLGIRWAIERNQDRRHIGTCGLFRWNRNWKSCSVGYELARDTWGNGLMTEAVGAALTWGFESMALNRIEAQAHPENAASLKLLQRLGFVEEGRQRQAGFWCGEHHDLVQLSLLRYEYSNGRKQ; encoded by the coding sequence ATGACGAACGCCAATGCCGCAGACGTACCAGCCGAGCGCTTCCCATCCTTGGCAACCCCCCGCCTCACACTGCGCGAGATCGCTCCAACCGACGCAGCCTCCTTGCTCGCCATCCACGGTGACCGCGAGGCCATGCGCTGGTTCGGAAGCGATCCGATCACGAGCCTGCCGGAAGCCGAACAGATGGTGCAGACCTTCGCCAGTTTGCGAAAGCCGCCTGTCCTGGGAATCAGATGGGCGATCGAGCGCAACCAGGACCGCCGGCACATCGGCACATGCGGCTTGTTTCGCTGGAACAGGAACTGGAAAAGCTGCAGCGTCGGCTACGAACTCGCACGCGACACCTGGGGCAACGGCCTCATGACCGAAGCGGTGGGTGCCGCTCTGACGTGGGGCTTCGAATCGATGGCGTTGAATCGCATCGAAGCGCAGGCTCATCCGGAAAACGCGGCTTCGCTGAAGCTTTTGCAGCGACTGGGTTTCGTGGAAGAAGGACGCCAGCGGCAGGCGGGTTTCTGGTGCGGCGAGCATCACGACCTCGTGCAACTCTCGCTGCTGCGCTACGAATATTCGAACGGGAGAAAGCAATAG
- a CDS encoding tripartite tricarboxylate transporter substrate binding protein, giving the protein MPITRSLLAALGAVATLAVATPSQAQDAYPSRPVKVIVALPAGGSVDMVARLVSQQLAADLGQPFVVDNKAGASGQIGTPLVARAAPDGYTLMVSPASFLTTNKSIFKTLPYNPETDFTPVTKLVNQAMVLVVRDKARFGTVADVLAAAKANPGKLTYASSGDGSPQHLAGLMFESRTGARLLHIPYKGGAPAITDLIGGVVDMVFAPLPEALPHIRGGKLHPVGVLSDKRAVSAPEIPTLREGGVDGVVLSAWIGLLAPAKTPRPILERLDKSVKELLRGDAKARLLEVGMEPAPDDAKPLGQVIAEEIRVHAELVKAAGLVPQ; this is encoded by the coding sequence ATGCCCATCACCCGATCCCTTCTCGCAGCGCTTGGCGCCGTCGCCACCCTCGCCGTGGCCACCCCCTCCCAGGCACAGGACGCCTACCCCAGCCGCCCCGTCAAGGTCATCGTCGCGCTGCCGGCCGGCGGCAGCGTGGACATGGTGGCGCGGCTGGTCAGCCAGCAGCTTGCGGCCGACCTGGGCCAGCCCTTCGTGGTCGACAACAAGGCCGGCGCCTCCGGCCAGATCGGCACGCCGCTGGTCGCGCGCGCGGCGCCCGACGGCTACACGCTCATGGTCTCGCCCGCCTCGTTCCTCACCACCAACAAGAGCATCTTCAAGACGCTGCCCTACAACCCGGAGACCGACTTCACCCCGGTCACCAAGCTGGTCAACCAGGCCATGGTGCTGGTGGTGCGCGACAAGGCGCGCTTTGGCACCGTGGCCGACGTGCTGGCCGCGGCGAAGGCCAACCCCGGCAAGCTGACCTACGCGTCGTCGGGCGACGGCAGTCCGCAGCACCTGGCGGGCCTCATGTTCGAGAGCCGGACCGGCGCGCGGTTGCTGCACATCCCCTACAAGGGCGGCGCGCCCGCGATCACCGACCTCATCGGCGGCGTCGTGGACATGGTGTTCGCCCCGCTCCCGGAAGCGCTGCCGCACATCCGGGGCGGCAAGCTGCATCCGGTCGGCGTGCTGAGCGACAAGCGCGCGGTGTCGGCGCCCGAGATTCCGACGCTGCGTGAAGGCGGCGTCGATGGCGTGGTGCTGTCGGCATGGATCGGCCTGCTGGCACCGGCGAAGACGCCGCGGCCGATCCTGGAGCGGCTCGACAAGTCCGTGAAGGAGCTGCTGCGGGGCGATGCCAAAGCCAGGTTGCTGGAGGTGGGCATGGAGCCCGCGCCGGACGATGCCAAACCGCTGGGGCAGGTCATTGCGGAGGAAATTCGGGTGCATGCGGAGCTGGTGAAGGCTGCGGGGCTGGTGCCGCAGTAG
- a CDS encoding RidA family protein, translating into MSRPEFFITPGYGKQFLDSLHYSQAVKIGNRIETSGQGGWSDDLQFPESLADEIAQAFKNVERTLAIADAGWEHVVHVNSYHVGGFPPEVNETMARLYRQYMPNHAPIWTELGVAALGHPAMRIEIRVTAIIP; encoded by the coding sequence ATGAGCCGACCCGAATTCTTCATCACCCCCGGTTATGGAAAACAATTCCTGGACAGCCTGCATTACTCGCAAGCCGTCAAGATTGGAAATCGCATTGAAACGTCGGGCCAAGGCGGCTGGAGTGACGATCTCCAATTCCCCGAATCGCTTGCGGATGAGATCGCCCAGGCATTCAAGAATGTCGAGCGGACGCTGGCAATCGCCGACGCCGGCTGGGAGCATGTCGTTCACGTCAATTCTTACCACGTCGGCGGATTTCCACCGGAGGTCAACGAAACGATGGCCAGGCTTTATCGCCAATACATGCCGAACCATGCGCCCATCTGGACAGAATTGGGTGTCGCGGCCCTCGGACATCCCGCCATGCGCATCGAAATTCGCGTGACCGCAATTATTCCGTGA
- a CDS encoding LysR family transcriptional regulator, producing MNQLLAMRAFLRVVDTGSFSRAADQLALPRSTVSKLINDLEKHLGVKLIQRTTRAVAPTSDGQAYYEHAMRWIADLDSVESAVRGKKLKPSGHLRIDAPAAFANCLLIPKLAEFHRAYPDITIAVGISDRPLNIVEEGVDCVIRAGRLDDMAMIGRRVTELQYVTCAAPAYLDRKGIPSSPDDIRSNHDAACYFFAATGKAELLIFERGAERFEIGNCVFSTNEGNGLKEMLVAGLGIGQHFRRIVQPCLDSGELVEILEDWSRPAMPFHILYPPNRHQNARLKVFVDWVIQKFGADLPVTE from the coding sequence ATGAACCAGCTCCTGGCAATGCGGGCTTTTTTGCGGGTCGTGGACACGGGCTCCTTCAGCCGGGCCGCAGATCAATTGGCGCTGCCACGCTCGACGGTCAGCAAGTTGATCAACGATCTTGAAAAGCACCTCGGCGTCAAATTGATTCAACGTACCACGCGCGCGGTTGCTCCCACATCGGACGGGCAGGCGTATTACGAGCACGCCATGCGCTGGATTGCCGATCTCGATTCGGTGGAAAGCGCGGTGCGAGGTAAAAAACTCAAGCCGAGCGGGCACCTGAGAATTGACGCGCCGGCGGCATTCGCCAATTGCCTGCTGATTCCCAAATTGGCCGAATTCCATCGCGCATATCCCGATATCACCATCGCGGTGGGAATCAGCGACCGGCCATTGAATATCGTGGAAGAAGGCGTGGATTGCGTCATTCGCGCCGGCAGGCTCGACGACATGGCGATGATCGGGCGAAGGGTGACCGAGCTGCAATATGTGACTTGTGCGGCACCGGCCTATCTGGATCGCAAGGGAATTCCTTCTTCCCCAGACGATATTCGGTCAAATCACGATGCAGCGTGTTATTTCTTCGCCGCAACGGGAAAAGCGGAGCTTCTGATTTTCGAACGCGGCGCCGAGCGATTCGAAATCGGTAATTGCGTATTCTCGACGAACGAGGGCAACGGCTTGAAAGAGATGCTGGTGGCGGGCTTGGGTATCGGGCAGCATTTCAGGCGCATCGTCCAGCCCTGTCTGGATTCCGGCGAATTGGTGGAGATTCTGGAGGATTGGTCGAGGCCGGCCATGCCTTTTCATATTCTTTATCCACCCAATCGGCATCAGAACGCCAGATTGAAGGTGTTCGTCGATTGGGTGATTCAAAAATTCGGAGCCGATCTGCCCGTCACGGAATAA
- a CDS encoding AraC family transcriptional regulator: MTPASGPHCSIRCYSGEYLGHDHDHAQIMYALDGRMELEIDGRAAFTDTSCGMIIPAGMAHTFMSPRGVRMVVIDTPDDAGVDRLRRFAVTAACRNGIDASNATLQLAKVLEAPSILARRSIDLARLDDALDRALHAPWDTARMAALFFLSPQRFHARLLELTGRSPQAYLRARRLDAAERWLRGGVPLEATAQRVGYRSASALGFALRRERQLGARQLRASASASASASA, translated from the coding sequence ATGACGCCCGCCTCCGGCCCTCATTGCAGCATCCGCTGCTACAGCGGCGAATATCTGGGCCACGACCATGACCACGCACAGATCATGTATGCGCTGGACGGCCGCATGGAGCTGGAAATCGACGGGCGCGCCGCCTTCACCGACACCTCGTGCGGAATGATCATTCCAGCCGGCATGGCCCACACCTTCATGTCGCCGCGCGGCGTGCGCATGGTGGTCATCGACACGCCCGACGACGCCGGCGTGGATCGCCTGCGGCGCTTCGCGGTCACGGCCGCCTGCCGCAACGGCATCGACGCGTCGAACGCCACGCTGCAGCTGGCGAAGGTGCTCGAGGCACCCTCGATCCTCGCGCGCCGCAGCATCGACCTCGCCCGCCTGGACGACGCCCTCGACCGCGCGCTGCACGCGCCGTGGGACACCGCGCGCATGGCCGCACTCTTCTTCCTGAGTCCGCAGCGCTTCCACGCGCGGCTGCTCGAGCTGACCGGCCGCTCCCCGCAGGCCTACCTGCGCGCGCGGCGGCTCGATGCGGCGGAGCGCTGGCTGCGCGGTGGCGTGCCGCTGGAGGCGACCGCGCAGCGCGTGGGCTACCGCTCGGCGAGCGCGCTGGGCTTTGCGCTGCGGCGCGAACGTCAATTGGGGGCAAGGCAACTGCGCGCATCTGCATCTGCATCTGCATCTGCATCTGCTTGA